One stretch of Anguilla anguilla isolate fAngAng1 chromosome 5, fAngAng1.pri, whole genome shotgun sequence DNA includes these proteins:
- the rtn4rl2a gene encoding reticulon-4 receptor-like 2a: protein METRSTTRSCRRSSTRTFKSGLSLWLVLWLVLVKPAPARGCPRLCVCYPSPMTVSCQAQNFTSVPAGVPYDSQRVFLQNNRITELRVDSFGFQTQVLWLYSNNITWIEAGAFSELRELEELDLGDNPHLHRLEGGAFRGLEKLQSLHMHRCRLAALPHDIFRKLYSLHFLYLQENQLHFLQDDLFSDLVNLSQLFLHGNRIRTLSENVFRGLVNLDRLLVHDNRVRQVHRKAFRDLGRLTMLFLFNNSLAELPGQPLRDLGSIEFLRLNGNPWSCGCEARPLWEFFRQSRVSSSEVLCSSPSPRRGQDLRFLREMDFALCPLPDPGSLAGTTTTTFSTKTRWWFSKAKAAASTKSSYAKTSEAVKAFPFAVKPLLGPSTSSSSSSFPSKYELAEEEAALPKLDPEEYWANYGNEDASSVRCFELECPPGFDSPGLPPSSSSSPLLSFLSVSLSLLALSIHLLFG, encoded by the exons gTGGTCTGTCCCTGTGGCTGGTCCTGTGGCTGGTGCTGGTGAAGCCGGCCCCCGCCCGTGGGTGCCCGCGCCTGTGCGTGTGCTACCCCTCCCCCATGACGGTCAGCTGCCAGGCGCAGAACTTCACCTCCGTGCCAGCTGGCGTGCCGTATGACTCGCAGCGCGTCTTCCTGCAGAACAACCGCATCACCGAGCTGCGGGTCGACTCCTTCGGCTTCCAGACTCAG GTGCTGTGGCTCTACTCCAATAACATCACCTGGATTGAGGCGGGAGCCTTCAGTGAGCtgagggagctggaggagctggacctggggGACAACCCCCACCTGCACCGGCTGGAGGGCGGGGCCTTCCGGGGCCTGGAGAAGCTGCAGAGCCTGCACATGCACCGCTGCCGGCTGGCCGCCCTGCCCCACGACATCTTCCGCAAGCTCTACAGCCTGCACTTCCTGTACCTGCAGGAGAACCAGCTGCACTTCCTGCAGGACGACCTCTTCTCCGACCTGGTCAACCTCAGCCAGCTCTTCCTGCACGGCAACCGCATCCGCACCCTCTCCGAGAACGTGTTCAGGGGCCTGGTCAACCTGGACCGCCTGCTCGTGCACGACAACCGCGTGCGGCAGGTGCACCGCAAGGCCTTCCGCGACCTGGGCCGGCTCACCATGCTCTTCCTCTTCAACAACTCCCTGGCGGAGCTGCCCGGGCAGCCGCTGCGCGACCTGGGCTCCATCGAGTTCCTGCGGCTGAACGGGAACCCCTGGTCCTGCGGCTGCGAGGCCCGGCCGCTCTGGGAGTTCTTCCGCCAGTCCCGCGTGTCCAGCTCCGAGGTGCTGTGCTCCTCTCCGTCCCCCCGCCGCGGCCAGGACCTGCGCTTCCTGCGCGAGATGGACTTCGCCCTCTGCCCGCTGCCCGACCCCGGCTCCCTGGCcggcaccaccaccaccaccttcaGCACCAAGACCCGCTGGTGGTTCTCCAAGGCCAAGGCCGCCGCCTCCACCAAGTCCTCCTACGCCAAGACCTCCGAGGCCGTCAAGGCCTTCCCCTTCGCGGTCAAGCCCCTCCTCggcccctccacctcctcctcctcctcctccttcccctccaaGTACGAGCtggcagaggaggaggcggcgctGCCCAAGCTGGACCCAGAGGAGTACTGGGCCAACTATGGGAACGAGGACGCCTCCTCCGTGCGCTGCTTCGAGCTGGAGTGCCCGCCCGGCTTTGACTCTCCCGgccttcctccctcttcctcctcctctcccctgctctccttcctctctgtttccctctccctcctcgcTTTGTCCATTCATCTACTCTTCGGCTGA